One genomic region from Pseudoduganella dura encodes:
- a CDS encoding ROK family transcriptional regulator, whose product MSTNYEEERDWLRPRGSNQTGMSQFNERVVLQAIRLHASLPKADLARLTNLSTQTVSLIINRLHEEGLVKKLAPVRGKVGQPSVPMALDPDGAFFIGINVGRRSVDVLLVDFAGAVRARSSLAYRYPEPETLFGEIDTQLRAMRATLGPGRAARLSGIGVAAPLGLGGWQALLNSDPGQADQWGRIDIRARIQAMTTLPVAFAKDTMAACVAELVAGRGRSVRSFIYVFVGTFIGGGLVLNSSVHAGAHGNAGALGSLPLQVAAHDMRALPAQLLSAASLFRLEQMYAAAGLDVGATFDERALQAPWLPHTEAWLDDAARAIALAIHSANCLLDLDDVVIDSSAHAQLLARLLDAVHAALACYSWEGTQRPNLLGGTIGADARAVGAALLPLHANFAPDRELFLKILKSGDTQWQSMQS is encoded by the coding sequence ATGAGCACGAATTACGAAGAAGAACGCGACTGGCTGCGCCCGCGCGGCTCCAACCAGACCGGCATGAGCCAGTTCAACGAGCGGGTGGTGCTGCAGGCGATCCGCCTGCACGCCAGCCTGCCCAAGGCCGACCTGGCCCGCCTGACCAACCTGAGCACGCAGACCGTCTCGCTGATCATCAACCGCCTGCATGAAGAGGGCCTGGTGAAGAAGCTGGCGCCCGTGCGCGGCAAGGTGGGCCAGCCTTCGGTGCCGATGGCGCTCGACCCGGACGGCGCCTTCTTCATCGGCATCAATGTCGGCCGGCGCAGCGTCGATGTTCTGCTGGTGGACTTTGCCGGCGCGGTGCGGGCGCGTTCCTCCCTGGCCTACCGCTACCCGGAACCGGAAACGCTGTTCGGGGAAATCGATACCCAGTTGCGCGCCATGCGGGCCACGCTGGGGCCGGGCAGGGCGGCGCGCCTGTCCGGTATCGGCGTGGCGGCACCGCTGGGGCTGGGCGGCTGGCAGGCCCTGCTCAACAGCGATCCCGGCCAGGCCGACCAGTGGGGCCGCATCGACATCCGTGCCCGCATCCAGGCCATGACGACGCTGCCGGTGGCCTTCGCCAAGGACACCATGGCCGCCTGCGTGGCCGAACTCGTGGCCGGCCGCGGGCGCAGCGTGCGCAGTTTCATTTACGTCTTCGTCGGCACGTTCATCGGCGGCGGGCTGGTACTGAACAGCAGCGTGCATGCGGGCGCGCACGGCAATGCCGGCGCCCTCGGTTCGTTGCCGCTGCAAGTGGCCGCCCACGACATGCGCGCACTGCCAGCCCAGCTGCTGAGCGCCGCCTCGCTGTTCAGGCTGGAGCAGATGTACGCGGCCGCCGGCCTCGATGTAGGCGCCACCTTCGACGAACGCGCGCTGCAGGCACCCTGGCTCCCTCATACCGAGGCCTGGCTCGACGACGCGGCACGCGCGATCGCGCTGGCGATCCACAGCGCCAACTGCCTGCTGGACCTGGACGACGTGGTGATCGACAGCTCGGCCCACGCGCAACTGCTCGCGCGCCTGCTGGACGCCGTCCATGCCGCCCTGGCGTGCTACAGCTGGGAAGGTACCCAGCGGCCCAACCTGCTCGGCGGCACCATCGGCGCCGATGCGCGCGCCGTCGGCGCGGCCCTGCTGCCGCTGCACGCGAACTTCGCGCCGGACCGCGAGCTGTTCCTGAAAATTCTGAAATCCGGAGACACCCAATGGCAGTCAATGCAGTCGTAA